A single Phalacrocorax aristotelis chromosome 18, bGulAri2.1, whole genome shotgun sequence DNA region contains:
- the CLTC gene encoding clathrin heavy chain 1 codes for MAQILPIRFQEHLQLQNLGINPANIGFSTLTMESDKFICIREKVGEQAQVVIIDMNDPSNPIRRPISADSAIMNPASKVIALKAGKTLQIFNIEMKSKMKAHTMTDDVTFWKWISLNTVALVTDNAVYHWSMEGESQPVKMFDRHSSLAGCQIINYRTDAKQKWLLLTGISAQQNRVVGAMQLYSVDRKVSQPIEGHAASFAQFKMEGNAEESTLFCFAVRGQAGGKLHIIEVGTPPTGNQPFPKKAVDVFFPPEAQNDFPVAMQISDKHDVVFLITKYGYIHLYDLETGTCIYMNRISGETIFVTAQHEATAGIIGVNRKGQVLSVCVEEENIIPYITNVLQNPDLALRMAVRNNLAGAEELFARKFNALFAQGNYSEAAKVAANAPKGILRTPDTIRRFQSVPAQPGQTSPLLQYFGILLDQGQLNKYESLELCRPVLQQGRKQLLEKWLKEDKLECSEELGDLVKSVDPTLALSVYLRANVPNKVIQCFAETGQVQKIVLYAKKVGYTPDWIFLLRNVMRISPDQGQQFAQMLVQDEEPLADITQIVDVFMEYNLIQQCTAFLLDALKNNRPSEGPLQTRLLEMNLMHAPQVADAILGNQMFTHYDRAHIAQLCEKAGLLQRALEHFTDLYDIKRAVVHTHLLNPEWLVNYFGSLSVEDSLECLRAMLSANIRQNLQICVQVASKYHEQLSTQSLIELFESFKSFEGLFYFLGSIVNFSQDPDVHFKYIQAACKTGQIKEVERICRESNCYDPERVKNFLKEAKLTDQLPLIIVCDRFDFVHDLVLYLYRNNLQKYIEIYVQKVNPSRLPVVIGGLLDVDCSEDVIKNLILVVRGQFSTDELVAEVEKRNRLKLLLPWLEARIHEGCEEPATHNALAKIYIDSNNNPERFLRENPYYDSRVVGKYCEKRDPHLACVAYERGQCDLELINVCNENSLFKSLSRYLVRRKDPELWASVLLESNPYRRPLIDQVVQTALSETQDPEEVSVTVKAFMTADLPNELIELLEKIVLDNSVFSEHRNLQNLLILTAIKADRTRVMEYINRLDNYDAPDIANIAISNELFEEAFAIFRKFDVNTSAVQVLIEHIGNLDRAYEFAERCNEPAVWSQLAKAQLQKGMVKEAIDSYIKADDPSSYMEVVQAANASGNWEELVKYLQMARKKARESYVETELIFALAKTNRLAELEEFINGPNNAHIQQVGDRCYDEKMYEAAKLLYNNVSNFGRLASTLVHLGEYQAAVDGARKANSTRTWKEVCFACVDGKEFRLAQMCGLHIVVHADELEELINYYQDRGYFEELITMLEAALGLERAHMGMFTELAILYSKFKPQKMREHLELFWSRVNIPKVLRAAEQAHLWAELVFLYDKYEEYDNAIITMMNHPTDAWKEGQFKDIITKVANVELYYKAVQFYLEFKPLLLNDLLMVLSPRLDHTRAVTFFTKVKQLPLVKPYLRSVQNHNNKSVNESLNNLFIIEEDYQALRTSIDAYDNFDNISLAQRLEKHELIEFRRIAAYLFKGNNRWKQSVELCKKDRLYKDAMQYASESKDTELAEELLQWFLQENKKECFGACLFTCYDLLRPDVVLETAWRHNIMDFAMPYFIQVMKEYLTKVDKLDASESLRKEEEQATETQPIVYGQPQLMLTAGPSVAVPPQAPFGYGYTAPPYGQPQPGFGYSM; via the exons CTGGGAAGACGcttcaaatatttaacattGAAATGAAGAGCAAAATGAAGGCTCATACGATGACAGACGATGTCACCTTCTGGAAGTGGATCTCGCTGAATACTGTTGCCCTTGTAACGGATAATGCAGTCTACCATTGGAGTATGGAGGGGGAGTCGCAGCCTGTGAAAATGTTTGATCGCCATTCTAGTCTTGCTGGCTGCCAGATCATCAACTACCGTACTGATGCTAAGCAGAAATGGCTCCTGCTAACTGGCATATCTGCACAG CAAAATCGTGTTGTGGGGGCAATGCAGCTATATTCTGTAGATAGAAAAGTGTCACAACCAATTGAGGGACATGCAGCTAGCTTTGCGCAGTTCAAGATGGAAGGAAATGCTGAAGAATCcactcttttctgttttgcagtaaGAGGGCAAGCTGGGGGTAAG TTGCATATCATTGAAGTTGGCACACCACCTACTGGGAATCAGCCCTTTCCAAAGAAAGCAGTGGATGTCTTCTTTCCTCCTGAAGCACAAAATGACTTTCCTGTTGCCATGCAG ATCAGTGACAAGCACGATGTGGTGTTTCTCATAACAAAATATGGCTATATCCACTTGTATGACCTGGAAACTGGCACCTGTATCTACATGAACAGAATCAGTGGAGAAACCATATTTGTAACTGCACAGCATGAAGCAACAGCTGGAATTATTGGAGTGAATAGAAAGGGACAA GTGCTCTCAGTGTGTGTGGAAGAAGAGAATATTATTCCCTATATCACAAATGTGCTACAGAATCCTGACCTAGCTTTACGAATGGCTGTCCGCAACAACCTGGCAGGTGCTGAGGAACTCTTTGCCAGAAAATTCAATGCACTGTTCGCACAAGGGAACTATTCGGAGGCAGCAAAAGTGGCAGCTAATGCCCCAAAG GGAATCCTGCGTACTCCAGACACCATACGCCGCTTCCAGAGTGTTCCAGCTCAGCCTGGACAGACTTCTCCTTTACTCCAATACTTCGGCATTCTGCTTGACCAAGGGCAGCTGAATAAGTACGAGTCGCTGGAACTCTGCAGACCAGTGCTTCAGCAGGGACGCAAACAGCTCTTGGAAAAATGGCTAAAGGAAGATAAG CTGGAGTGCTCAGAGGAGCTGGGAGACCTTGTGAAATCTGTAGATCCTACGCTAGCCCTTAGTGTCTATCTGAGAGCCAACGTTCCAAACAAAGTCATCCAGTGTTTTGCTGAAACAGGACAAGTCCAGAAGATTGTTTTGTATGCTAAGAAG GTTGGATATACTCCagactggatttttttgctGAGGAATGTAATGAGAATCAGCCCTGATCAAGGACAGCAGTTTGCACAAATGCTTGTTCAAGATGAAGAGCCTCTTGCAGACATAACacaa atcGTGGATGTCTTTATGGAATATAATTTAATTCAGCAATGTACAGCCTTCTTGCTGGATGCACTGAAGAATAATCGTCCCTCAGAAGGTCCCCTGCAAACACGTTTACTTGAGATGAACCTCATGCATGCACCTCAG GTTGCAGATGCTATCCTGGGAAACCAAATGTTTACTCATTATGACCGGGCTCACATAGCTCAGCTGTGTGAGAAAGCTGGCTTGCTACAGAGAGCGCTTGAACACTTCACAGACTTGTATGACATCAAGCGTGCAGTAGTTCACACTCATCTGCTCAATCCTGAG TGGTTAGTGAATTATTTTGGTTCCTTATCAGTAGAAGACTCCCTGGAGTGCCTGCGTGCTATGTTGTCTGCTAACATTCGTCAGAACCTGCAGATCTGTGTCCAGGTAGCTTCAAAGTATCATGAACAACTGTCAACACAGTCACTTATTGAGCTGTTTGAGTCTTTCAAGAGCTTTGAAG gtttgttttatttcctgggCTCTATTGTAAACTTCAGCCAGGATCCAGATGTGCACTTCAAGTATATTCAAGCTGCATGCAAGACAGGACAGATTAAAGAAGTGGAAAGAATTTGCAGGGAAAGTAACTGCTATGATCCAGAACGTGTTAAAAACTTCCTCAAG GAAGCTAAACTCACTGACCAGTTGCCGCTCATCATTGTATGTGATCGCTTTGACTTTGTCCACGACCTGGTGCTGTACTTGTATAGAAATaatctgcaaaaatatattgagATTTATGTACAGAAG GTGAATCCAAGCCGTCTGCCTGTTGTTATTGGGGGACTGCTTGATGTGGATTGCTCTGAAGATGTGATAAAGAATCTTATCCTTGTTGTGAGAGGTCAATTTTCAACTGATGAGCTTGTTGCGGAGgttgaaaaaagaaacag GTTGAAACTGCTTCTGCCCTGGCTGGAGGCAAGAATTCACGAGGGTTGTGAGGAGCCTGCAACTCACAATGCACTGGCCAAAATATACATTGATAGCAACAACAACCCAGAAAGATTCCTGCGTGAGAATCCTTATTATGATAGTCGTGTTGTTGGCAAGTACTGTGAAAAGAGGGACCCTCACCTGGCCTGTGTGGCTTACGAGCGTGGACAGTGTGATTTGGAACTTATTAAT GTGTGCAATGAGAACTCCCTCTTCAAAAGTCTTTCCCGCTACTTGGTTCGCCGTAAAGACCCTGAACTGTGGGCCAGCGTGCTACTGGAAAGCAACCCTTACAGAAGACCGCTAATTGACCAG GTTGTACAGACTGCACTGTCAGAGACACAGGACCCTGAGGAAGTCTCTGTTACTGTGAAGGCTTTCATGACTGCAGATCTTCCTAATGAGCTTATTGAACTGCTGGAGAAAATAGTTCTTGATAACTCTGTGTTCAGTGAGCACAG GAATCTGCAGAACCTTCTCATTCTTACAGCTATTAAGGCTGATCGCACGCGTGTCATGGAATACATCAATCGCCTGGATAATTATGATGCTCCAGACATAGCCAATATAGCTATCAGCAATGAGCTTTTTGAGGAGGCATTTGCTATCTTCAGGAAATTTGATGTCAACACGTCAGCTGTACAG GTGTTAATAGAGCACATTGGAAACCTGGATCGTGCGTATGAATTTGCTGAACGCTGCAATGAGCCCGCTGTATGGAGTCAGCTGGCTAAAGCACAGCTTCAGAAAGGGATGGTCAAGGAAGCAATTGACTCGTATATTAAAGCAGATGATCCTTCCTCGTACATGGAAGTTGTTCAAGCTGCCAATGCCAGTG GAAACTGGGAAGAACTGGTGAAGTATCTCCAGATGGCACGCAAGAAGGCCCGGGAGTCATATGTGGAAACGGAATTAATCTTTGCTCTTGCTAAAACAAACCGTCTAGCAGAGCTAGAGGAGTTTATCAATGGACCCAACAATGCACATATCCAGCAA GTTGGTGATCGCTGTTACGATGAAAAGATGTATGAAGCGGCTAAGCTGTTGTATAACAATGTGTCCAACTTTGGCCGTTTAGCTTCAACTTTAGTTCACCTAGGTGAATACCAGGCAGCTGTGGATGGTGCTCGGAAAGCAAACAGTACTCGCACATGGAAAGAG GTCTGCTTTGCTTGTGTTGATGGAAAAGAGTTCCGCCTGGCCCAGATGTGTGGGCTCCATATCGTAGTGCATGCAGATGAGTTGGAAGAGCTAATTAACTATTACCAG GATCGTGGCTACTTTGAAGAGCTGATAACTATGTTGGAAGCAGCACTTGGACTTGAGCGAGCACACATGGGGATGTTTACAGAGCTGGCAATTCTCTACTCCAAATTCAAGCCACAGAAGATGAGGGAGCACTTAGAGCTGTTCTGGTCCAGAGTCAACATCCCCAAG GTTCTGAGAGCTGCAGAACAAGCTCATCTCTGGGCTGAATTGGTGTTCTTGTATGATAAGTATGAGGAATATGATAATGCCATAATCACAATGATGAATCACCCAACAGATGCTTGGAAAGAAGGCCAGTTCAAAGATATCATCACTAAG GTGGCCAATGTGGAGCTGTATTACAAGGCAGTTCAGTTCTATTTGGAATTTAAACCTCTGTTGCTCAATGATCTGCTGATGGTATTGTCCCCTCGGCTTGACCACACTCGTGCTGTCACCTTCTTCACAAAG GTTAAACAGCTACCACTGGTTAAGCCTTACTTGCGCTCTGTTCAAAATCACAACAACAAATCAGTGAATGAGTCCCTGAACAACCTCTTCATTATTGAAGAAGACTACCAG GCTCTTAGGACTTCTATAGACGCTTATGACAACTTTGACAACATTTCTCTCGCTCAACGTTTGGAGAAACATGAACTAATAGAATTCCGAAGAATTGCTGCTTATCTCTTCAAAGGAAACAATCGCTGGAAACAGAGTGTAGAACTCTGTAAGAAAGACAGACTGTATAAG GATGCAATGCAGTATGCTTCAGAATCCAAAGATACTGAGTTGGCAGAAGAGTTGTTGCAGTGGTTCTTGCAGGAGAACAAGAAAGAATGCTTTGGTGCTTGTCTCTTCACCTGCTACGATCTCCTGAGGCCGGATGTTGTCTTGGAAACAGCGTGGAGGCACAACATCATGGACTTTGCCATGCCATACTTTATTCAGGTCATGAAGGAGTACTTGACCAAG